GTCCCCAAAAACAGAGCTATAGGCGAAAATTATGAGCCGGGAAGTATATTCAAAATAATCGCCTTTGCCGCGGCGCTCGAAGAAGGACTGATTACTCCCGACCAAGTTGTTGATTTATTGGGCGGAGAATTTCAAATTCCAAACGAACGTCCGATAAGAGACCCGTTTCCGCTGAGCGAAACTACTTTTTCCGAGGCGTTTCGACTTTCGAGCAACATTGCTTCGCTCAAAATTGCGGGCAAACTCGGCAACAGGTTATTTTACAGTTATATAGAAAGATTTGGAATGGGCGCCCAAACAGGCATCGGGCTTTTTGAGGAAGAGCGCGGAATTCTTCACCATTTTAACAATTGGAGAGCCCGCGACGCTATGAGTATAAGTTTCGGAAACGCGATTTCGGTCACTGCTTTGCAAATGGCTATAGCAACTTCGGCAATAGCCAACGGCGGCTTCATTTTGCGCCCGCAGATTTACAGAAGAATTACCGACGAAAGAGGTCGCATAATAACGGGCAACAACGGACAACGCCGCGAAACAAGACGAACGGTCGTTAGACAGGTAATTTCCGAAGAAACCGCCGAAACTATGCGTTTGCTTATGAGCGACGTGGTAAACGAAAGAGGAACGGGACGAGCCGCCTTTATAGAGGGCTTAAACATCGGCGGAAAAACAGGAACAAGCCGTATAGTTCGCGGCGGCAGATACCTTGAAAACAACTATTGGGCGTCTTTCATAGGAATTACTCCCATAGACCAGCCCGCGCTCGTTGCGGTCGTTTCGGTTTACGACCCGTTGCGCGGCAGATTTGGCGGTCCTGTTGCGGGCGCCGCCGTCGCACAAATAATGAAAAATATTGTCGCTTCACCCAAAGTAACAATCGGAAAAGACATTCGCTTATACCGCGACACCACAGAAGCAGCCACCCAACATTGGAGCGACCAACAAAGAGAAATAAGAATTTTTCCAAATCTAACAGGTCTCGATTTAAGAACGGCAAGAAGAATTTCATCGGAAAGCAGAATTGATTTTGAAATTATGGGAACAGGAAACGTGGTATTGTCTCAAGACCCCACAGCGGGTACAGAAGTAAGAAATCTTGCGCGCGTTGTACTTTTCACCGACTCTATTGACACGCAAATAACAATGCCGAATTTTGTAGGAGTGAATATCAGAGACGCAATAGAAATGCTTCGTCAGCGCGGAATAACGCCGACCTTTGTAGAAGAGGGAATAGGAAGAGTTCGCAGACAATACCCGACAGTCGGCACATTTTGGCAAGAAGGAATGCCCTGTTCACTGTTTGTAGAGAGAGGAATTAGTGATTTATGGTAAAATTTAATAACATTGTTTACGACTCGCGCACAGTAAAAAAAGGCGATTTATTCTGCGCAATCAAAGGATTTTCGGTTGACGGAAACGATTTTGTCGATACCGCAGTAAAGAACGGAGCAATTGCCGTTTTATCCGAAAACGAAAAACCGAAAAATTTCCCTGCAGAATGGATAAAATGCGGAAACGCAAAACAAGAAATGGCAAAAATCGCAAAAAATCATTACGGCGTTAATTTTGACGAAATTTTTTGTTCCGCTACCACAGGAACAAACGGAAAAACAAGCATTGCCACAATAACCTACGAAATTTTATCTCAAATTTTCGGAGAAGAGAATGCCGTCCTTTTGGGAACTGCAGGCAACAGAGTTTGCGGCGAATTTTTTGAAGCAGAACGCACCACCCCCGAAGCTGTCGATACATTAAAAATGCTCGGCACCGCAAAAAACAAAATTAAAGCATTTTCTATGGAAGCGAGTTCGCACGCGCTTGTTTTGGACAGACTTGCAGAGTTCTTTTTTGACTTGGTAATTTTCAGCAATCTAACGCAAGATCACTTAGATTTTCACGGCACAATGGAAGATTATTATCAGGCAAAAAAACGACTTTTTACCGAACACGTAAAACCCAACGGCATTGCAATAATAAACATCGACGACGAATACGGAAGACGGTTGTTTGGGGAATTGGGTGAAGCAGTAAGGGCAGGTTTCAAACCTGCCCCTACAAATGTGTTTTCCGTAGGGTTTTCGCAAGAGGCAGATTATAGAATTTCAGACGCGCATTGCGATACGTCGGGAACATTTTTCAAAATAACGCGAGAGCAACGGTTGCCAACACCACAGAAAAAAACACTGAAATTCCGCACAAAACTTATAGGGCATTTCAACGTAATAAACTGCGCCCAAGCAGTCTGCGGCTTGCTTGCCAAAGGTTTTGACGAAACCGCAGTAATCGACGGACTTGCCGCCGTAAAACAAGTAGAGGGACGAATAGACAAAGTTGAATTGAACTCCCCTTTCAGCGTTTTTGTGGACTACGCACACACTCCCGACGCGCTTATAAAAGTGCTTTCGACCGCAAGAAAGCTCTGCAAAGGAAATCTTATATGCGTATTCGGCGCAGGCGGAAACCGCGATAAAACCAAACGTCCGCCAATGGCGGAAGCAGTAGCAAAAAACTGCGATTTTGCAATTTTAACAAGCGATAATCCCAGAAACGAGGAGCCAAGTACCATAATATCCGACGTAAAGGAAGGTTTTCCGTCAGATTTTCCGTACGAAACAATAATTGACCGAAAAGAGGCGATAAAATTCGCGCTGAAATCCGCAAAAGCAGGCGATTGTGTTATAATCGCGGGAAAAGGACACGAGAAATATCAGGAAATCGCGGGAGTTAAGCATCACTTTGATGATAAGGAAGTGGTGATAGAGTGCCAAAGAGAAGAGTATTAAAGTTCAATTTATCGCAATTTCCGCATTTATAGAAGCAGAAAAGCGCCAATCTTGCGACGTATTCCTGTTTTTATCGCCTCTTACAAAGCCCGAAAAACGAAGAGAATTGCTTGCTCTTATTCCTAAATTCGCTGAAATTCTGTGATTACCGTTTACCGCAAAACCGTCCGCCATATTGTGGCGCAATTCACCGTCGAAATTTACGTAGGCATAAGTGTATGAAATCTCTGCGCTCCCTGCATTTGTCGGCAAAAAACGAAAGCCACCGCGAGCCGCCGTATAATTTCCCGAATTATTTTTGACTGTACGCCCAAAAGTTTCTTCTAAAAAAATATTCAGCCAGTCCCTCGCCACAAATGTTTGCAAAGGCTTAATATTTATGTCTCTTATCA
This portion of the Chitinivibrionia bacterium genome encodes:
- a CDS encoding UDP-N-acetylmuramoyl-L-alanyl-D-glutamate--2,6-diaminopimelate ligase, which translates into the protein MVKFNNIVYDSRTVKKGDLFCAIKGFSVDGNDFVDTAVKNGAIAVLSENEKPKNFPAEWIKCGNAKQEMAKIAKNHYGVNFDEIFCSATTGTNGKTSIATITYEILSQIFGEENAVLLGTAGNRVCGEFFEAERTTPEAVDTLKMLGTAKNKIKAFSMEASSHALVLDRLAEFFFDLVIFSNLTQDHLDFHGTMEDYYQAKKRLFTEHVKPNGIAIINIDDEYGRRLFGELGEAVRAGFKPAPTNVFSVGFSQEADYRISDAHCDTSGTFFKITREQRLPTPQKKTLKFRTKLIGHFNVINCAQAVCGLLAKGFDETAVIDGLAAVKQVEGRIDKVELNSPFSVFVDYAHTPDALIKVLSTARKLCKGNLICVFGAGGNRDKTKRPPMAEAVAKNCDFAILTSDNPRNEEPSTIISDVKEGFPSDFPYETIIDRKEAIKFALKSAKAGDCVIIAGKGHEKYQEIAGVKHHFDDKEVVIECQREEY
- a CDS encoding penicillin-binding transpeptidase domain-containing protein → MTIGDISAKFVNSLKTDGFIHLSIFVFFLICLFFITRLWELQIVKGGDKREFVRNSTERTIPEHPRRGRILDRNGNEIAFSVPMRDNRDTTLTRWTRVYTYTKSAPLIGFVKRDITQAGLAGVERAFDNYLAGEVGFSQFRRDGRGRLVPRSGRMQQNVRHGSDVHLTIDLNIQRIVDDVLAETVRNSRASGGMAIVMNPHTGEIYAMASNPSFDPNVSRTTVPKNRAIGENYEPGSIFKIIAFAAALEEGLITPDQVVDLLGGEFQIPNERPIRDPFPLSETTFSEAFRLSSNIASLKIAGKLGNRLFYSYIERFGMGAQTGIGLFEEERGILHHFNNWRARDAMSISFGNAISVTALQMAIATSAIANGGFILRPQIYRRITDERGRIITGNNGQRRETRRTVVRQVISEETAETMRLLMSDVVNERGTGRAAFIEGLNIGGKTGTSRIVRGGRYLENNYWASFIGITPIDQPALVAVVSVYDPLRGRFGGPVAGAAVAQIMKNIVASPKVTIGKDIRLYRDTTEAATQHWSDQQREIRIFPNLTGLDLRTARRISSESRIDFEIMGTGNVVLSQDPTAGTEVRNLARVVLFTDSIDTQITMPNFVGVNIRDAIEMLRQRGITPTFVEEGIGRVRRQYPTVGTFWQEGMPCSLFVERGISDLW